A DNA window from Trichosurus vulpecula isolate mTriVul1 chromosome 2, mTriVul1.pri, whole genome shotgun sequence contains the following coding sequences:
- the LOC118839811 gene encoding putative olfactory receptor 52P1, with amino-acid sequence MTLYNHSHVSPTTFILMGIPGLEVSHFWIAFPFCSMYVMAVLGNLVVLLVVWTEPGLHQPMYLFLCMLSAIDLVLCTSTVPRLLALFWAGTAEITFGACATQMFFIHGFSAVESGILLAMAIDRYVAICRPLRYGTLLPLGTVGCMGLAAVFRGLGLMTPLTCLLARLHYCGQVIAHSYCEHMAVVKLACDDTRANNVYGITAATLVVGTDSICIALSYALILRAVLALSSKEARAKTFGTCGSHLGVILLFYTPGLFSFYTQRFGQHVPRHVHILLADLYLVVPPMLNPIIYGMKTKQIRDGALRLLQKGPVQA; translated from the coding sequence ATGACACTTTACAACCACAGCCATGTTAGTCCTACCACCTTCATTCTGATGGGCATCCCAGGCCTGGAGGTCTCCCACTTCTGGATCGCGTTCCCGTTCTGCTCCATGTATGTCATGGCTGTCCTGGGTAACCTGGTTGTCCTGCTGGTAGTCTGGACAGAGCCAGGGCTGCACCAGCCTATGTACCTCTTCCTCTGCATGCTCTCTGCCATTGATTTGGTTCTCTGCACCTCCACAGTGCCCAGGCTCCTTGCTCTCTTCTGGGCAGGCACAGCTGAGATCACCTTTGGTGCCTGTGCTACACAGATGTTCTTCATTCACGGCTTCTCAGCTGTGGAGTCAGGCATCCTGCTGGCCATGGCCATTGATCGGTATGTGGCCATCTGTCGTCCTTTACGCTATGGTACCTTGTTGCCATTGGGGACTGTAGGCTGTATGGGTTTGGCTGCTGTATTCCGGGGCCTTGGGCTCATGACCCCACTAACCTGCCTCCTGGCAAGGCTGCATTACTGTGGCCAGGTGATTGCTCACTCTTACTGTGAGCACATGGCTGTGGTGAAGCTAGCATGTGATGACACACGTGCCAATAATGTGTATGGCATCACTGCAGCTACGCTGGTTGTGGGTACTGATTCCATCTGCATTGCACTCTCCTATGCTCTCATCCTGAGGGCAGTGCTAGCACTTTCCTCCAAGGAGGCACGAGCCAAGACCTTTGGGACTTGTGGTTCCCACCTTGGGGTCATCCTGCTTTTCTATACTCCgggccttttttctttctatacccAGCGGTTTGGGCAACATGTACCACGCCATGTGCATATACTCCTGGCTGACCTGTACCTTGTGGTGCCCCCTATGCTGAACCCCATTATTTATGGCATGAAGACCAAACAGATCCGGGATGGAGCATTGCGGTTGCTACAGAAGGGCCCAGTTCAGGCCTAA